A genomic region of Helicoverpa zea isolate HzStark_Cry1AcR chromosome 8, ilHelZeax1.1, whole genome shotgun sequence contains the following coding sequences:
- the LOC124632390 gene encoding troponin T, skeletal muscle isoform X1, with amino-acid sequence MSDEEEYSGSEEEEVEEEVPETPAPKPESRPSIAGEGDPEFIKRQDQKRSDLDEQLKEYINEWRKQRAKEEDELKRLKEKQAKRKVSRAEEEKRLAQKKKEEEERRIREVEEKKQRDIEEKRQRLEEAEKKRQAMLQAMKDSSKTGPNFTIQKKSDNFGLSNAQLERNKTKEQLEEEKKISLSIRIKPLNIENLSVDKLRQKATELWECIIKLETEKYDLEERQKRQDYDLKELKERQKQQLRHKALKKGLDPEALTGKHPPKIQVASKYERRVDTRSYDDKKKLFEGDLEKLNKDFLEKVWQERADQFGGRQKTRLPKWFGERPGKKKGDLESPEGEEDVKAEVEEDEEPQYEPEPEEEEEEIVEEVEEEEEEEEEEEEEEEEEEEEE; translated from the exons ATGTCTGACGAAGAAGAATACTC TGGCTCCGAGGAGGAGGAAGTAGAAGAAGAAGTCCCAGAGAC ACCCGCTCCTAAACCAGA GAGTAGACCATCGATCGC GGGTGAGGGAGACCCAGAATTCATCaag CGTCAAGACCAGAAGCGGTCGGACTTGGACGAGCAGTTGAAGGAATACATCAACGAATGGCGCAAACAACGGGCCAAGGAAGAAGATGAGCTCAAACGCCTCAAGGAGAAGCAGGCTAAGCGCAAG GTATCTCGCGCTGAAGAAGAGAAGCGCCTCGCCCAGAAGAAGAAGGAGGAGGAAGAAAGGAGAATTCGCGAAGTTGAAGAGAAGAAACAGCGCGACATTGAGGAGAAGAGGCAGCGACTCGAGGAGGCCGAGAAGAAGCGCCAGGCTATGCTCCAGGCTATGAAAGATTCCAGCAAGACCGGACCCAACTTCACCATCCAAAAGAAGAGCGATAAC TTCGGCCTTAGCAACGCTCAGCTGGAACGCAACAAGACCAAGGAGCAGTTGGAGGAGGAGAAGAAGATCTCGCTGTCCATCCGTATCAAGCCCCTGAACATCGAGAACCTCTCCGTCGACAAGCTCAGACAGAAAGCCACAGAACTCTGGGAGTGCATCATTAAACTCGAGACCGAGAAATACGATCTTGAGGAAAGGCAAAAGAGGCAGGACTACGAC TTAAAAGAGCTCAAAGAAAGACAGAAGCAACAGTTGAGGCACAAGGCCCTCAAGAAGGGTCTTGACCCCGAAGCACTCACAGGAAAGCACCCG CCCAAAATCCAAGTAGCGTCCAAGTACGAGCGACGTGTCGACACAAGGTCCTACGACGACAAAAAGAAGTTGTTCGAGGGT GACCTTGAGAAACTGAACAAGGACTTCCTCGAGAAGGTGTGGCAAGAGAGGGCCGACCAGTTCGGTGGCAGGCAGAAGA CGAGGCTGCCCAAGTGGTTCGGTGAGAGGCCCGGCAAGAAGAAGGGCGACCTCGAATCCCCCGAAGGCGAGGAGGATGTTAAGGCCGAGGTTGAAGAGGACGAGGAGCCCCAGTACGAGCCCGAGCCCGAAGAGGAGGAGGAGGAGATCGTAGAGGAGGttgaggaggaggaggaggaagaggaggaggaagaggaagaagaggaggaggaagaagaagaggaaTAA
- the LOC124632390 gene encoding troponin T, skeletal muscle isoform X3 translates to MSDEEEYSGSEEEEVEEEVPETGEGDPEFIKRQDQKRSDLDEQLKEYINEWRKQRAKEEDELKRLKEKQAKRKVSRAEEEKRLAQKKKEEEERRIREVEEKKQRDIEEKRQRLEEAEKKRQAMLQAMKDSSKTGPNFTIQKKSDNFGLSNAQLERNKTKEQLEEEKKISLSIRIKPLNIENLSVDKLRQKATELWECIIKLETEKYDLEERQKRQDYDLKELKERQKQQLRHKALKKGLDPEALTGKHPPKIQVASKYERRVDTRSYDDKKKLFEGDLEKLNKDFLEKVWQERADQFGGRQKTRLPKWFGERPGKKKGDLESPEGEEDVKAEVEEDEEPQYEPEPEEEEEEIVEEVEEEEEEEEEEEEEEEEEEEEE, encoded by the exons ATGTCTGACGAAGAAGAATACTC TGGCTCCGAGGAGGAGGAAGTAGAAGAAGAAGTCCCAGAGAC GGGTGAGGGAGACCCAGAATTCATCaag CGTCAAGACCAGAAGCGGTCGGACTTGGACGAGCAGTTGAAGGAATACATCAACGAATGGCGCAAACAACGGGCCAAGGAAGAAGATGAGCTCAAACGCCTCAAGGAGAAGCAGGCTAAGCGCAAG GTATCTCGCGCTGAAGAAGAGAAGCGCCTCGCCCAGAAGAAGAAGGAGGAGGAAGAAAGGAGAATTCGCGAAGTTGAAGAGAAGAAACAGCGCGACATTGAGGAGAAGAGGCAGCGACTCGAGGAGGCCGAGAAGAAGCGCCAGGCTATGCTCCAGGCTATGAAAGATTCCAGCAAGACCGGACCCAACTTCACCATCCAAAAGAAGAGCGATAAC TTCGGCCTTAGCAACGCTCAGCTGGAACGCAACAAGACCAAGGAGCAGTTGGAGGAGGAGAAGAAGATCTCGCTGTCCATCCGTATCAAGCCCCTGAACATCGAGAACCTCTCCGTCGACAAGCTCAGACAGAAAGCCACAGAACTCTGGGAGTGCATCATTAAACTCGAGACCGAGAAATACGATCTTGAGGAAAGGCAAAAGAGGCAGGACTACGAC TTAAAAGAGCTCAAAGAAAGACAGAAGCAACAGTTGAGGCACAAGGCCCTCAAGAAGGGTCTTGACCCCGAAGCACTCACAGGAAAGCACCCG CCCAAAATCCAAGTAGCGTCCAAGTACGAGCGACGTGTCGACACAAGGTCCTACGACGACAAAAAGAAGTTGTTCGAGGGT GACCTTGAGAAACTGAACAAGGACTTCCTCGAGAAGGTGTGGCAAGAGAGGGCCGACCAGTTCGGTGGCAGGCAGAAGA CGAGGCTGCCCAAGTGGTTCGGTGAGAGGCCCGGCAAGAAGAAGGGCGACCTCGAATCCCCCGAAGGCGAGGAGGATGTTAAGGCCGAGGTTGAAGAGGACGAGGAGCCCCAGTACGAGCCCGAGCCCGAAGAGGAGGAGGAGGAGATCGTAGAGGAGGttgaggaggaggaggaggaagaggaggaggaagaggaagaagaggaggaggaagaagaagaggaaTAA
- the LOC124632390 gene encoding troponin T, skeletal muscle isoform X2, whose translation MSDEEEYSGSEEEEVEEEVPETPAPKPEGEGDPEFIKRQDQKRSDLDEQLKEYINEWRKQRAKEEDELKRLKEKQAKRKVSRAEEEKRLAQKKKEEEERRIREVEEKKQRDIEEKRQRLEEAEKKRQAMLQAMKDSSKTGPNFTIQKKSDNFGLSNAQLERNKTKEQLEEEKKISLSIRIKPLNIENLSVDKLRQKATELWECIIKLETEKYDLEERQKRQDYDLKELKERQKQQLRHKALKKGLDPEALTGKHPPKIQVASKYERRVDTRSYDDKKKLFEGDLEKLNKDFLEKVWQERADQFGGRQKTRLPKWFGERPGKKKGDLESPEGEEDVKAEVEEDEEPQYEPEPEEEEEEIVEEVEEEEEEEEEEEEEEEEEEEEE comes from the exons ATGTCTGACGAAGAAGAATACTC TGGCTCCGAGGAGGAGGAAGTAGAAGAAGAAGTCCCAGAGAC ACCCGCTCCTAAACCAGA GGGTGAGGGAGACCCAGAATTCATCaag CGTCAAGACCAGAAGCGGTCGGACTTGGACGAGCAGTTGAAGGAATACATCAACGAATGGCGCAAACAACGGGCCAAGGAAGAAGATGAGCTCAAACGCCTCAAGGAGAAGCAGGCTAAGCGCAAG GTATCTCGCGCTGAAGAAGAGAAGCGCCTCGCCCAGAAGAAGAAGGAGGAGGAAGAAAGGAGAATTCGCGAAGTTGAAGAGAAGAAACAGCGCGACATTGAGGAGAAGAGGCAGCGACTCGAGGAGGCCGAGAAGAAGCGCCAGGCTATGCTCCAGGCTATGAAAGATTCCAGCAAGACCGGACCCAACTTCACCATCCAAAAGAAGAGCGATAAC TTCGGCCTTAGCAACGCTCAGCTGGAACGCAACAAGACCAAGGAGCAGTTGGAGGAGGAGAAGAAGATCTCGCTGTCCATCCGTATCAAGCCCCTGAACATCGAGAACCTCTCCGTCGACAAGCTCAGACAGAAAGCCACAGAACTCTGGGAGTGCATCATTAAACTCGAGACCGAGAAATACGATCTTGAGGAAAGGCAAAAGAGGCAGGACTACGAC TTAAAAGAGCTCAAAGAAAGACAGAAGCAACAGTTGAGGCACAAGGCCCTCAAGAAGGGTCTTGACCCCGAAGCACTCACAGGAAAGCACCCG CCCAAAATCCAAGTAGCGTCCAAGTACGAGCGACGTGTCGACACAAGGTCCTACGACGACAAAAAGAAGTTGTTCGAGGGT GACCTTGAGAAACTGAACAAGGACTTCCTCGAGAAGGTGTGGCAAGAGAGGGCCGACCAGTTCGGTGGCAGGCAGAAGA CGAGGCTGCCCAAGTGGTTCGGTGAGAGGCCCGGCAAGAAGAAGGGCGACCTCGAATCCCCCGAAGGCGAGGAGGATGTTAAGGCCGAGGTTGAAGAGGACGAGGAGCCCCAGTACGAGCCCGAGCCCGAAGAGGAGGAGGAGGAGATCGTAGAGGAGGttgaggaggaggaggaggaagaggaggaggaagaggaagaagaggaggaggaagaagaagaggaaTAA